The Apium graveolens cultivar Ventura unplaced genomic scaffold, ASM990537v1 ctg6635, whole genome shotgun sequence genome contains a region encoding:
- the LOC141703429 gene encoding uncharacterized protein LOC141703429 yields MTAGGYEMVVDLEAHKCACKKWELSGIPCYHACACIAWSKKGYEPFIHQCFTKDLFLECYKYIVEPICGEEKWTETPYPKPLPPEVKPQTGRPKKKRSKKNDVVGVDATRLKRQNTTIKCTYCTEYGHNTRTCPAKASDIANGCEKTVKIIKKYIPKKKAPEAPTTGQTDIPPV; encoded by the exons ATGACAGCTGGAGGTTATGAGATGGTCGTTGACTTGGAGGCACATAAATGTGCTTGCAAGAAATGGGAATTATCAGGTATCccatgctatcatgcttgtgcatGCATAGCATGGAGTAAAAAAGGTTATGAACCATTTATTCATCAATGTTTTACTAAAGACCTCTTCTTGGAATGCTACAAATATATTGTTGAGCCTATCTGTGGTGAAGAGAAATGGACAGAGACCCCATATCCTAAACCTCTTCCACCAGAGGTCAAGCCTCAAACAGGTAGGCCTAAAAAGAAAAGGAGCAAGAAAAATGATGTGGTTGGTGTTGATGCAACTAGGTTGAAAAGGCAAAATACAACTATTAAGTGCACCTATTGCACTGAGTATGGACATAATACAAGAACCTGTCCAGCAAAG GCTTCAGACATtgcaaatggatgtgaaaagacAGTTAAGATAATAAAGAAGTACATCCCCAAGAAGAAGGCA